A DNA window from Pseudomonas resinovorans NBRC 106553 contains the following coding sequences:
- a CDS encoding electron transfer flavoprotein subunit alpha/FixB family protein: MAILVIAEHTNAALAAATLNTVAAAAKIGGDIHVLVAGSNAAAAAEAAAKIAGVSKVLVADNAAYAHQLPENVAPLIAELGKGYSHILAAATSNGKNILPRVAAQLDVDQISEIIAVESADTFKRPIYAGNAIATVQSSAAVKVITVRATGFDPVAAEGGSAAVEAVSGSADAGKSAFVGEELAKSDRPELTAAKIVVSGGRGMQNGDNFKHLYALADKLGAAVGASRAAVDAGFVPNDMQVGQTGKIVAPQLYIAVGISGAIQHLAGMKDSKVIVAINKDEEAPIFQVADYGLVADLFEAVPELEKLL, from the coding sequence ATGGCTATCCTGGTTATCGCTGAACACACCAACGCCGCACTGGCTGCCGCCACCCTGAACACCGTGGCTGCTGCCGCCAAGATCGGTGGTGATATCCACGTGCTGGTTGCTGGCTCCAACGCCGCTGCCGCTGCCGAAGCCGCTGCCAAGATCGCTGGCGTGAGCAAGGTGCTGGTTGCCGACAACGCCGCCTACGCTCACCAGCTGCCGGAAAACGTCGCTCCGCTGATCGCCGAGCTGGGCAAGGGCTACAGCCACATCCTGGCTGCTGCCACCAGCAACGGTAAGAACATCCTGCCGCGCGTTGCCGCGCAGCTGGACGTCGACCAGATCTCCGAGATCATCGCCGTTGAAAGCGCCGACACCTTCAAGCGTCCGATCTATGCCGGTAACGCCATCGCTACCGTGCAGTCCTCGGCTGCCGTGAAAGTGATCACCGTGCGTGCCACCGGTTTCGACCCGGTTGCTGCCGAAGGCGGCTCCGCTGCCGTTGAAGCCGTGAGCGGCTCGGCCGACGCAGGCAAGTCCGCCTTCGTGGGCGAAGAACTGGCCAAGTCCGACCGTCCGGAACTGACCGCTGCCAAGATCGTCGTTTCCGGCGGCCGTGGCATGCAGAACGGTGACAACTTCAAGCACCTGTACGCCCTGGCCGACAAGCTGGGTGCCGCTGTGGGTGCTTCCCGTGCCGCCGTCGACGCCGGTTTCGTACCGAACGACATGCAGGTCGGCCAGACCGGCAAGATCGTTGCCCCGCAGCTGTACATCGCCGTGGGCATCTCCGGTGCCATCCAGCACCTGGCCGGTATGAAGGACTCCAAGGTCATCGTCGCGATCAACAAGGACGAAGAAGCCCCGATCTTCCAGGTGGCTGACTACGGCCTGGTGGCTGACCTGTTCGAAGCCGTACCGGAACTGGAAAAGCTGCTGTAA
- a CDS encoding electron transfer flavoprotein subunit beta/FixA family protein, producing the protein MKVLVAVKRVVDYNVKVRVKADNSGVDLANVKMSMNPFCEIAVEEAVRLKEKGVASEIVVVTIGPNTAQEQLRTALALGADRAILVESFEELNSLAVAKLLKAVVDKEQPQLVILGKQAIDSDNNQTGQMLGALTGYAQGTFASKVEVAGDKVNVTREIDGGLQTVALNLPAIVTTDLRLNEPRYASLPNIMKAKKKPLDVVTPDALGVSTASTVKTLKVEAPAARQAGIKVKSVAELVEKLKNEAKVI; encoded by the coding sequence ATGAAGGTTCTTGTAGCTGTCAAACGAGTGGTCGACTACAACGTCAAGGTCCGCGTCAAGGCGGACAACTCCGGCGTCGACCTTGCCAACGTGAAGATGTCGATGAACCCCTTCTGCGAAATTGCCGTGGAAGAAGCCGTCCGTCTGAAAGAGAAAGGCGTAGCGAGTGAAATCGTCGTCGTCACCATCGGCCCGAACACTGCTCAAGAGCAGCTGCGTACCGCTCTGGCCCTGGGCGCCGACCGCGCCATCCTGGTCGAGTCCTTTGAGGAGCTGAACTCCCTGGCCGTGGCCAAGCTGCTGAAAGCTGTGGTCGACAAGGAGCAGCCGCAACTGGTCATCCTCGGCAAGCAGGCCATCGATAGCGACAACAACCAGACCGGCCAGATGCTGGGCGCCCTGACCGGCTACGCCCAAGGCACCTTCGCCTCCAAGGTCGAGGTTGCTGGCGACAAGGTCAACGTCACCCGTGAGATCGACGGCGGTCTGCAGACCGTTGCGCTGAATCTGCCGGCGATCGTCACCACCGACCTGCGCCTGAACGAGCCGCGCTACGCGTCTCTGCCGAACATCATGAAAGCCAAGAAGAAGCCGCTGGACGTGGTTACCCCGGACGCCCTGGGTGTTTCCACCGCTTCCACCGTCAAGACCCTGAAAGTAGAAGCCCCGGCCGCCCGCCAGGCTGGTATCAAGGTCAAGTCCGTGGCTGAACTGGTCGAAAAACTGAAGAACGAGGCGAAGGTAATCTGA
- a CDS encoding electron transfer flavoprotein-ubiquinone oxidoreductase, which yields MEREYMEFDVVIVGAGPAGLSAACRLKQKAAEAGQEISVCVVEKGSEVGAHILSGAVFEPRALNELFPDWKDLGAPLNTPVTRDDIYMLKDAESAIRLPDLFVPKTMHNEGNYIISLGNLCRWLAQQAEGLGVEIYPGFAAQEALIDENGVVRGIITGDLGVDREGHPKEGYYTPGMELRGKYTLFAEGCRGHIGKQLIKKYNLDSDADAQHYGIGIKEIWDIDPAKHQPGLVVHTAGWPMDIMGTENTGGSFLYHLENNQVVVGLIIDLSYSNPFLSPFDEFQRYKHHPVIKQYLEGGKRVAYGARAICKGGLNSLPKMVFPGGALIGCDLGTLNFAKIKGSHTAMKSGMLAAESIAEALAAGREGGDELTNYVDAFKGSWLYDELFRSRNFGAAIHKYGALVGGAINYIDQNWFGGKIPFTLHDNKPDYACLKPAAQSQRIEYPKPDGKISFDKLSSVFLSNTNHEEEQPCHLKLADASIPIGKNLPLYDEPAQRYCPAGVYEVVANDDGSKRFQINAQNCVHCKTCDIKDPAQNITWVAPEGTGGPNYPNM from the coding sequence GTGGAACGCGAATACATGGAATTCGACGTCGTCATCGTCGGTGCCGGCCCCGCTGGCCTGTCCGCCGCGTGCCGACTGAAGCAGAAGGCCGCGGAAGCTGGTCAGGAGATCAGCGTGTGCGTGGTCGAGAAGGGTTCCGAAGTGGGCGCCCACATTCTCTCCGGCGCCGTATTCGAACCGCGAGCCCTGAACGAGCTCTTCCCTGACTGGAAGGACCTGGGTGCACCGCTGAACACCCCGGTGACCCGCGACGACATCTATATGCTCAAGGATGCCGAGTCCGCCATCAGGCTGCCTGACCTGTTCGTGCCCAAGACCATGCACAACGAGGGCAACTATATCATCTCCCTGGGCAATCTCTGCCGCTGGCTGGCCCAGCAGGCCGAAGGCCTGGGCGTGGAAATCTACCCGGGCTTCGCCGCCCAGGAAGCCCTGATCGACGAGAACGGCGTGGTTCGCGGCATCATCACCGGCGACCTCGGCGTGGACCGTGAAGGCCATCCGAAAGAGGGTTACTACACCCCCGGCATGGAACTGCGCGGCAAGTACACCCTGTTCGCCGAAGGCTGCCGTGGCCACATCGGCAAGCAGCTGATCAAGAAGTACAACCTCGACTCCGACGCCGATGCCCAGCACTATGGCATCGGCATCAAGGAAATCTGGGACATCGATCCGGCCAAGCACCAGCCTGGCCTGGTGGTCCACACCGCCGGTTGGCCGATGGACATCATGGGCACCGAGAACACCGGCGGCTCCTTCCTCTATCACCTGGAAAACAACCAGGTGGTCGTTGGCCTGATCATCGACCTGTCCTACAGCAACCCCTTCCTCTCGCCCTTCGACGAGTTCCAGCGCTACAAGCACCACCCGGTGATCAAGCAGTACCTGGAAGGCGGCAAGCGTGTTGCCTATGGCGCCCGCGCCATCTGCAAGGGCGGCCTGAACTCGCTGCCGAAGATGGTCTTCCCGGGCGGCGCCCTGATCGGTTGCGACCTGGGCACCCTGAACTTCGCCAAGATCAAGGGCAGCCACACCGCGATGAAGTCCGGCATGCTGGCCGCCGAGTCCATCGCAGAAGCCCTGGCCGCCGGCCGCGAGGGTGGCGACGAGCTGACCAACTACGTCGACGCGTTCAAGGGCAGCTGGCTGTACGACGAGCTGTTCCGCAGCCGCAACTTCGGTGCTGCAATCCACAAGTACGGCGCCCTGGTGGGCGGTGCGATCAACTACATCGACCAGAACTGGTTCGGTGGCAAGATCCCCTTCACCCTGCACGACAACAAGCCGGACTACGCCTGCCTGAAGCCCGCCGCCCAGTCCCAGCGCATCGAGTACCCGAAGCCGGACGGCAAGATCAGCTTCGACAAGCTCAGCTCGGTATTCCTCTCCAACACCAACCATGAAGAGGAACAACCCTGCCACTTGAAGCTGGCCGACGCGAGCATCCCGATCGGCAAGAACCTGCCGCTGTACGACGAACCGGCGCAGCGCTACTGCCCGGCCGGCGTATACGAAGTGGTGGCCAACGACGACGGCAGCAAGCGCTTCCAGATCAACGCCCAGAACTGCGTGCACTGCAAGACCTGCGACATCAAGGACCCGGCCCAGAACATCACCTGGGTTGCCCCGGAAGGCACCGGCGGCCCGAACTACCCCAACATGTAA